The DNA segment CCAAGGCCCGGACGTAGCGGGGCAGCTGGGTGCGCCAGCTCCCGGTCTTCAGGCCGGTGGGCGCCCCCTCGACGTGATCGAGGAGATCGAGGACGCGGGGCGGGACGGGCATCTGCATGGCAGGGGCGCCGTCCTCCATCGCGGCCGTGTCGATCTCGCGGACCTTCACCAGCTCGAAGGCCTCCTGGGCGGCGGCCAGGTTCGAGTCGAGGCCGAGGTCCTCGTAGGCCTGCTCGACGGTCTCCCAGTCGATGCCCATGAGGCGGGCGAAGGCGCCGGAGATGGTGGTGTTCACGATCACCACCGTCCGGGTGCCGATGCCGTGACCCCGGGCGATCGAGGTGGCGTCCACCGTGGCCAGCCGGGTCCCGGGGAAGAGATCCGCGATCTCGTCGGGGGACTTCGGCGTGTTGATCAGCAGGATGCCGCCGGGCTTGAGGCCCGCCAGCACCTCGGGGCCGAGCAGGGTCGGATCCAGGACCAGCAGGTGGTCCGGGTTGTAGACCTTGTTGCGGGAGACGATCTCGTTGTCGTCGACCCGGGTGTAGGCGCGGACCGGGGCGCCAGCGCGCTCACCGGCGTAGTCGCCGAAGGCCTGGACCTTCTTGCCCAGGCGCGAGTAGATGGCAGCGAGGATCTTGGCGCCGGTGACGCCGCCCTGGCCGCCTCGACCATGAAGGCGGATCTCCATGGGACCTCCAGTCGATGGGGGAGCGGGGAGCTTCTTCGAACAAGGTCCGGTGACGTCCCCATGAAGAGGTACATCCCGCCCCTTAATAGACATGGCGGTACCGGGGTCATCAAGGCATTTCGCAGGTTTTTCGCGGGCTGCATTTCTTGCGTTCGGCGTCCCGCAATCATTGCGAGGTGCTTTTCCGTTTACCCCCGGACCCCCCGGGCGTCCTTTCTCCGTGAAACCCCTTTCCCCAAGGAGAACCCCATGAAGCCCTCTTCCCGCCGGAATCTCTCTCGCGCATCCCTCGCGCTGGCCCTGATCGCCGCCGCCAGCTTCACCCTCCCCGTCCTCGCCCGCGGACCCCGCGGCGGAGGCCCCGGCGGAGGCGAGGGACCGATCGATCCCGAGCTCGCCTCGGCCCGCAAGCAGCTGATGGCCGCCACGGTGGTCGCCAAGCTCGACCTCTCGAAGGAGCAGAAGGCCGCCCTGAAGAAGATCGTCCTGCAGGCCCGCGAGGTCCGGGAGGAGGGTCGCAACGACGCCGACGCCAAGCGCCACCGGGCCGAGGCCAGGGCGCTGCTCGAGCGGGCCACCGCCGAGGTGCGGGCCAACGGCGGCGAGATGAGCGCCGACACCCGCGCGGCCCTCGAGGCCCACAAGGCCGAGCGCGCCCCGCAGCGGCAGGCCCAGCGCGCCACCATGAAGGAGCTGATGGTCTCTGCCCGCAACGTGCTGACCCCCGAGCAGCAGGCGAAGCT comes from the Deltaproteobacteria bacterium genome and includes:
- a CDS encoding Spy/CpxP family protein refolding chaperone, translating into MKPSSRRNLSRASLALALIAAASFTLPVLARGPRGGGPGGGEGPIDPELASARKQLMAATVVAKLDLSKEQKAALKKIVLQAREVREEGRNDADAKRHRAEARALLERATAEVRANGGEMSADTRAALEAHKAERAPQRQAQRATMKELMVSARNVLTPEQQAKLHELRGPGGPGAHGPRGPGFGPGGEQGFGGGPGPCAKNPEACQQMRQGRRGPGGPGFGPGAGGPQARHGQRQGKKMMKLLLSDEFLAELSR